A stretch of DNA from Myxocyprinus asiaticus isolate MX2 ecotype Aquarium Trade chromosome 32, UBuf_Myxa_2, whole genome shotgun sequence:
tcaacataaaacaaacataaacacagacacacatgcagtgcggccacgtgcgtctctctcttaaACGCCCTCCTTGCCACATAGGCATTGACGTGTTGTTGTGgaagcggtcagatgcaaatgtctaccacagtgtgacatcacctTGTGGAGGAAGTAGGgaatgagtcgtttttgacagCTTGGTTTCTAAATTTTTTGAGCattttttgagttctgaaacttacagtatgtttttatagtacaatgacctcttaaatgtcaaaagatTAAGGACAATTTTGACTCTTcatgtcatggcccctttaagtgAAATAACAgttaaaggtgaattgtgtaatttctgcatcactagcaTAAACCAGTGGAACTGCAAAGAATAATAATCAATCTGCTGTTGCttggtcaaacagatagtcccaccccaaacacaCGGCATAGGTTAATAAGTCACTGTTGTTATatcgggctggtcgggatgcgTGGCTACTTTTTTATCGCACCAAATCGTTTACACTTTCTGAGGAATTGATCTACTCACTGCATAATtagttgggataggagaaagtaacatttagttgggataggagaaagtaacatttaaaaatgtgcactCATCACATGTAACTGGTTTTAAATGCTGTTTAAGTGTTGAATCATGTGACAATCAAAAGACATATCGATCATGTCAGTCTACTTTTGTTTTCTGTAGGAACTTCGAGCTGCCTTGGCTTGATGAAAAAAGTCGGTGTCGTGTTGAAAATCCGAAAAAAACTCCCCATCGAACCTGTCGGAAATGAGTCACAGATTTTGAGCATGTTACCAAGTTGAAAGCTACATGGAGGAGCAAAGCAGGGTTTGATCATTCAGGTGACAGAATATTTGCCCATCATTATGGTTTAGTGTCGGGCCACAGTCTGCTGGCAGAGACTGTTTAGGCAAGAATGAAATGGCAGCATTACAGCTATGTTATCATTCTATGTTGCCATGATGATAAAGCACCACCTGCCCTGTTAACTGCTATTTTAGGCCACATCCTCACTAAATCGTTTTCAGTTTCTTGATGTCATCATTTTCTAAAGTATGCAgatatggagagcgttttcgttggaggaaaacactgttctgGTGTGTATAACAGCTTGCGTATGCGTAGCAAAATCATTGCgtttttcaaacgaaaatgtatgtgtggacgtggccttttgCACACAGTCAGTGTGTGGTCTTTACTGATTTAGGCTAATCATTTACCTTTAGTTCTGTTCTGTGAATTTTCACTGAGGCTAAGTGATATTGATTGTGCAGGCTCTGCTACAAATGAAGTTTTAATGTGCACTAATCTGTGGTTATGGAGTATTGGTGCACATTTGCATGTAATGCCTCAGTATATTTGTGTTGAGAATGGCTTTAAagagttgttttgtttttaaaattgtaattatgcATGAATGTCTTGATGAAACCTAATaaatttacatactgtatttttgtaAACCTAGCATAGCCATTTAGAAATTGCCAGGATTAGGGTTAGGATGCTAATATCTTTAGAAGTATGCTCCGGTGTATAAGAGTTGCAAGCATTTTTGTATGACTTTCTAGGTGTTTGCTGGAGATCTGCATATCTCTGAAGCTGTTCGGCACCCCTTGTAGGTTTAAGGACAATTAAGGACCCTTTGTTATTTTTTTGGATCTATTAGTTGGTCTTTTGCTGTTATTTTTGATGTACCGCAACCTCCTTATTGAAAATGctttcattttacacatttaccttAAGTCTCATCCATGCCCAAAAGTGTTGCTAGTCTTTATTAATTTTGGATAAACTGTGTGCCTAATAGGATTATTTTAAGGGCATTTgtgttatataatttttttatagatattCCTGTTCAAATTGTaaagattttttgttttatttctcacATTATTGTGTTGATCTTGAGCGCAACATATATCAAGAgttccccccccaccccccacccccacctgaATGTGTAAAACTGGACCTCTGTAAATAGCTTTAATGTCACACACCAGCTGTAAATAAGGAAAAtgttgctgttatttttttatttaatgtcagaATGTTGTATGTCCAGTATAGATGATATATTGATAgcattatttacaaaaataaaaaatgtttccagaaaataaaatacacattgaTTTCATAATTAACAATCaaaatttttatgttttctaTGTCCATATTTGTTCTGTGTAGTACTTCTATTTTTTACAATTCACTTAATTTGGCATTTGCCATTATAGGGGTGTGGAATCAATCATTAGGGCAGGATTATGAAATCAGAGCTtgtacaacaacaaacaattcaaAGACTTTAACCATAATGTTTTATGCATGTATAATTTCTTAACACAGTTTTTCTAAAGTTAAagacttaaaaatatatgaatattaaCATATGAACATTTGTACAGTAGATTACCATTTGACTGTAAAAATGCAGACTTTGGGTTTAGATGTTATTCAATAATTTAGTATTGACAAATGTATTTAATATCAGAATACGATGTAAAACTAATCAAACTGTCATTGTCCAATTATTGTCTACTCTTGATGCAGATCTCAAAAGTGCAGTTCTGTGAATTGAAGGATGAACAATTGTCATGATGTGTAATGACAGTTTGTGGGAAAAATATGTCCTTGTcacaaaaataatgcaaacaaTCATCATGGTCCTACAGGCTTCATGCAAATCttgatgcaaaatataatttcttgatttttcttttaattttggggtaaaatgtaacatttctttGCGAGATTCACATAATACTGCACAATCTGATTGCCATTGTAAAACAAACACCAAATGCCAAATATAAGTCAATTCACTTcatggtaaatgtaaaaaaattttattgaaccaaaaaatgcaaaataaggaatatttttttcaaaatataccATCTCTTTTTGATTGATCATgagataaatacatttaatatttctCAACGTtcaataattagattattttgttaaaactagcttttttattaaatgacaaaAGTTATTGTGAGATTTGGTCTCAAAcaaacttaaaggtatagtttgcccacaaatgaaaatcctctcatcatttactcaccctcatgccattcccagatgcgtatgactttttcttctgcagaacacaaatgaagatttttcgaacaatatttcagctctgtaggtgcatacaatgcaaaagctccaaaaagcacatagaggcagtataaaagtaatccatatgactccagtggttaaatccatatcttaagaagcgatatgataggtgtgggtgagacacagataaatattgatgtccttttttttttttttttaccataaattctcctcccctaGTAGGTGgggatatgcacgaagaatgtgaattgccaaaaacaaaagaatgtgaattggagatttatagttaaataggaattaaatattgatctgtttctcacccacacctatcatattgcttttaaagatttggattacttttatgctgcttttatatgctttttcgacctgcaaagttctggtcatcattcacttgcattgtatgaacctacagaactgaaatattcttctaaaatctttatttgttttctgcagaagaaagtaagttatacacatctgggatggcatgagggtgagtaaatgatcagacaTTTTTTAATTTCGGGTGAAGTAACCCTTTAAGCTTCTATGAAGATCAACAAATTAATAAACAGACCAGTGTTTCGGGACCAGAGATTCAATCACTTTGAGAAACAAATATAAACCACCACATTTATTATACAAGGGCATGTACCACTGAAAGATCAAGATGAAAATATCATTAGCAGAGTTTATGATAGTATAATAGCACAGGTATTTCAAAGAGGGTACTCTGATGTACCCACATATGGAGAGACTGAAAAACTCCAGTGGCTACATTTTACACTATTTATATAAAAGGAAAGTATCACCATCCACATTTATTAGACTTCAAGAGATGATATGTGATTAAAACTGgtttaagtaattaaatatttAGTGTTAGTTTTGGAACCTTGTTTTCTTTTAGAAAGGATTTGTCTAAACAGAAGACTTGAAAGCAGTCTGATGCATTGCATCTTCATTTAGGTAACTTGTTTGGCAGGGTAACATTTAGACAGCACATTCAGTATCGTTAGAAGATACAGGATGCAAAAAGGTGTCTAAgattagaaaaaaaaagtaaaaaaaaaacactgcacccAAATACTCCAATGTACCTCCCTCTTTGCATCAGTTTAAATTTCAGTAAAGTGAGCTTCCCACAAACATTTCTGCTTCAAACCTTTACTAAAAGTTTTTTCATTTTCAGTCTTTCCTGAGATTATTCAACCTCTCCTCCAGGTCAGCATCAGCATCTGCCAGCGTAGGCTGTGGTTCAGCTTTCTTCCCAGCTGCAACTGAGAGACTTCCTCCAGTAGAAGGCAGGTCTGTTTAAATTATAGACAAAGGCAATATGTGACGATCTTAAGAATCATATCAATCCTGTATGACATACTAAATGTTatatgtatatagatatatatttttcCTTACTTGAAAGTTCATCAGACAGTGTCAGACCCAGCTCATCCAGAACTTGAGAAACCACAGCATCACTAAATTCAAagcaaaaaagtgtgtgtgtcagGAGACTGCTGTCTGATTGAGAACCCTGCTACATACctctcttttcaaggcacaattttccaggacaaatctAGGACATTTTATATGCCCAACGgatgtaatatttaagcaaaaacacacaagagatgatgtatattgtggttattgtaATTGTAAATTTGATCATTTAAacggtgtctaatcaaatgaatgaattaaaacttgaatgaaatgaaaatacaactatttaaataattttattttcaatttgaagcctgcagcacatacagattatttattcaattaaatctcagccttttgtggtttaatggacccttttcacaatggactgtgatgatgcgtttccaccttaattagcagtgtaaatctaacaaactttttttatatttgcaattttttattatttagtgtaaatttataacactttgtattatattaccctggaagtAGTTTTAAAAAAACGAGTTACCGTAGCTGCGATGAGGTTTTGAATACTGCTACTGAGGGAGTTTCATTAAATTTGTCCTCTttctcttctgactgctgtaatccagCGCTCTCTTTTTTGAAAAGCTGTGAAAGTGTAAAAGTGGATTTTATTCTTTTGCTGTTAGAGCAAACGGGTAAGCAACAATGATATTTTCTATCGTGTTCCATTAACTGTTATACAAGTTTACACTGCTATCATTTTACTTCCGTTTTCCAAACCCaaatatgtgaaaagggtccagaATCACAccaggacatatcacaattttatttggattaattgtgcattcaaacattaattttcatcccaaatatgtaaAATCAGCTACATTCCACGTTTTATAACTACTGTAATTTTTAGGACTGGATTCCGTGATTCTGTCAGCATTTTCTGCATCACAGAAATCATAGAGCCCTACATATGTTAACCGTGGTGTAATTGGACTCTGATCATTgaattattacaaattatttcACATATTGAGGTGTAAAGGATCACTCACTACACCTCGGGGTATGAATTCATTTTCCAAAAAAATTTGCGGTCCGACTGTCATCATTGTataaactcaaatgtttttgtagttaacactaCAGCCATGTtggaattagggctgggtattgccagTCAACTCATGATATGATACGTATTGCGATAcacgtcacgattcgatatatatcacgatacatcGCGATATCAAGATTAGATTTGATTtcgcttttaatttaaattaatttgggtatatttcagttatgtccattttgcttactgTATGAGAgaagctaatgctgttattcattatacaggggacctacTAACTTTTAAATTACGGACATAttgattttacaaattttattttatcattagtttttcatcattctgttgacattttagcttttttttatatagtctatgtattacatcaataaatatgatgtattgaaattgcatatattacatatatacagtatattgttacatgtttgttgtttacttgcctaatttgtactatttacaagtatttacttagataagtagaacaagtgctaaaacggaactgtctctttaagacctgtggcagggactttgacagtaATGTTTGTTTgatcgaatggcttctttacagcattcatgctatgtgtgattagaattaaatgtttcttttgttgattttgataaataactgactgtagagaacagaaagtatATTAAAAGAGACAATTTTATACAACAAAATgtttgcttggatctagtctttagactcacattacacagaaagagtcaaagCCTTTACTCTCAGCACGCAGTGAAAAGATTTAGGTGCTGAACTGCTTTGccactacaccactcaaacactgaggagctaaatctaaaacaattaccagccagtggctaatcacagacattttttgtagcATATAGGAAGTTGTGAcgatgaggagggcggggccagaaagaactgttattgaaggatggggcactTAAAAACGCCTCAAAAActtaagtaaaccatttcatacatgaacatttcaaatgtcatgactgtttgatagtttatcgTGCTGAgtattaacagttgtgcttgagatgaacagtttaatatatttggatgcaatgtgttggatatgcattatgtgtaaaccttgaaatgtagttttataatgttgtggagcttgttcattcccTTCTGATTGAGTtttctgaatttgaggggctgcatgatgttagccagtcataacagtgggcattttaagttgaagttttaaggaggcgcttaggccaaaaccgatcgtttcagacagagggccaaaaacagggtggaaaatgatcatatattacaaaattatgactgttttcgtgcaaaaaaaaaaaaaacttttataacattatcagtggacctaagggaagataataaaattataaaaaaaaaaaaaatagcacttcatgaccccttttaaaCTACTTAGttggagcaaagcagagatgacagcagatgaccAGAGAATGTAAATGACAGGGCTTCATTCAAGACAGTAAattgttgatgttgtttcacaatgcgcagccgGCAACAGTGACAAAATGATACGTATGTGTGTATTTGACTTCCATTCCAAGTCCTGATCGTTACCATGTTTTGgtatatcttaaaaaaaattccagaaCAAATAATTATTGTCCAGgacatttatatattattttccatgactggaaaacaacattgtaaaattccaggtttttcaggatgcgtgggaaccctgcTGTAGACATCTCTGTTTATGAGctctaaaaaaaactattttcattcattttcgaGCTCTCACCTCTcctcttcatcatcttcatcccCCATTGCATCATCAATTGCATCATTCATCATCTCCTCCTTCATGTCCATTATTTCACTTTGGCGCTCAAACTCCATCATGATCTTTTGAATCTGTGGCAACTTCAGCTGCATGGACATAATCAGGCATTCATATCAACAATAACATTTCAAAACCAGTGCTCTGTTTTCTGTTGACAAGGGGGAAAAAAGCTTGAAATACACTATAGCAGGTATACCTGTCTGTTCATGGTGGCCATAGCTTTGGTGACTCCTTTCATGGCCTGTGCCATGCTGTTGTTTGATTTGAGGGTTTGGATTTTAAGGCTGACAGCTTGAATATTGGCTCTCATCATGATGAATTTCTTAACGTATCGTCTTGTGCGAACCAAGTCCTTAGCCATAATCTTAACAGCATCCTGTCACAGAAAGAATATTATTTACACTCAAGCAATACTTCATTAGGACCTACAGTTGAAGTGAGCAGTTTACAGGTGGAagccattaaaactcattttttaaccattccacagatttcatattagcaaactattgttttggcaagtcatttaggacatctactttgtgcatgacatgagtaatttttccaacaattgtttacagacagattgtttcacctataattgactatatcacaattccagtgggtcagaactttacatacactaagttaactgtgcctttaagcagcttggaaaattccagaaaatgatgtcaagcctttagacaattagcttctgataggaggtgtactgaattggaggtgtacctgtggatgtattttaaggcatttTGAAGgatgcccacaaattttctatcggattgaggtcagggctttgtgatggccactccaataccttgactttgttgtccttcagccattttgccacaactttggaggtatgcttgtggtcactgtccatttgcaaccgaactttaacttcctggctgatgtcttgagatgttgcttcaatatatccacataattttccttcctcatgatgccatctattttgtgaagtgcaccagtccctcctgcagcaaagcacc
This window harbors:
- the LOC127423126 gene encoding charged multivesicular body protein 2a-like; translated protein: MEFLFGKRKTPEEMLRQNQRALNRAMRDLDRERQRMEQQEKKIIADIKKMAKQGQMDAVKIMAKDLVRTRRYVKKFIMMRANIQAVSLKIQTLKSNNSMAQAMKGVTKAMATMNRQLKLPQIQKIMMEFERQSEIMDMKEEMMNDAIDDAMGDEDDEEESDAVVSQVLDELGLTLSDELSNLPSTGGSLSVAAGKKAEPQPTLADADADLEERLNNLRKD